The stretch of DNA CCCCGTCAGCACAGCCCTCACCTTACCCTCCTGCAGGAGCATGAGCGCCGCCCTGCTTGGTGTACCGCCGAAGAGGTCGCAGAGCACCACCGTCTCCCCGTCCACGCTCCTGGAAAGCTTCTCGTAGTAGTTCTCGAGGCTTTCACCCTCAAGGAGCTCCACGCACTTAGCTCTCTCGAAAACCGAAACACCTAGAATCATCGCTACGGATTTTATCATCTCGCAGCCGAGGCCACCGTGGCTCGCCAATACCAGCTTCAACCCAAGCTCACCTCAAGCTCGACATGGATATCCTCTTATATGTGTGTCTGACACCTCTCACCGCTAAAGAGAGCTCCAGGATGTTCTCCGGGACAGCCACACCCATCGAGTAACCCGAATCACCAATGTGGTGGATATCGCATCCACAGGCCTTCGAGTGGAGAGCAATGCTCCTGACGACCTCCCGCTGACTGCCCTCCTGGGACGTCCCAATAGTGCACATCACTAGCGCATCGTACCTCGAAGCCAGAGATACGACACTCTCCACAGCTTCCGGCGTCGCGCCGGGAACCGTGAAGGGGGCCGGGACGAGCACTCCATCAGCCCCAGCGGCTAAAACCTCCTCGATTAAAGGAAGCTCGTACATTTTCTCAACTCTCAGCCCACCGCTGTGCATCTTACCCCCAAACACGAGCGCGCGCCCTCCAGCGACATCAACCGCCTCCCTGACTCCTGCTGCTATCCTACCCCACGTCACGCCCAGACCCGGGTTCCCTGTGACAACTACGAGCCTCGAGCCCAGCTCCATGCTTCGTATAACGCTCACCTTTGTAAGCCTCCTACCCTCCGGGATCAAACCCTCGTCCACCGGTTCGAGGTTGTTCCCGATAAATCTTCCCGTAAACTCGGCTATGCCTCGAATCGAGGCGTACTCGCTCGGCACGCCTGCGACAGCCGGGTTGAGGACATCGTACATGTTCAAAATTAGGACGTCTGCCCCGAACCGCGAAGCTATCTCGACGTTTGACACCCCGTCGACCAAGGGGCTGGCCGTCACAACGACCTCTGCCGCAACCACTCTACCCTCAGAGGCTTTGACTGCTTCCTTGAAATCCTTGGCACCCATGCTTGCAAGCTCCCTGCCTGTCAGGTTTAGAACCCTTCTAGACATTTCCCGACGCACATTCGAGAGCCTGAAGCTTATAACTTTTACTACCTAAGAAAGTTTTATAAAAAAACTTTATAAATATCTGTGGTGTAAAACCTTTATTGTATGGCAGCACTCGGACCATTCGAAGTAGGCATCCTTGGACTTCTAGCCTTAATCTTCGGCCTCGACTACATATGGTGTTGCCCCCTATTCATATGGAGACCCCTCGTCGCCGGCACACTCACGGGCCTGATCCTAGGTGACCCCATCACAGGTCTACTGGTAGGATCCCTTCTAGAGTTCGTCTTCGCGGGCCTCTTCACCATAGGAGGGGGAACTGTCCCCGAGGCCTCTACGGGCACAATAGCCTCCGCGGTCGTCGCAATAACTATGGGCCTGAAACCCGAGGCGGCTGTACCCCTCGCGCTACCTGTCGCAGTCCTGACTATGAACCTTGAGATCGTGGTCAGGTCCTTCGACGCAGTCTTTAGCCACTGGGCTGACCGCGAGATTGAGAGGGGGAACTTCGGGGCA from Infirmifilum sp. NZ encodes:
- a CDS encoding PTS sugar transporter subunit IIA — translated: MKLVLASHGGLGCEMIKSVAMILGVSVFERAKCVELLEGESLENYYEKLSRSVDGETVVLCDLFGGTPSRAALMLLQEGKVRAVLTGFNMPMLIDLLSNEAPDVESAVRSARQAGVQGVRAFVGAEFREISESQEKSLIEKS
- a CDS encoding DUF7916 family protein; amino-acid sequence: MSRRVLNLTGRELASMGAKDFKEAVKASEGRVVAAEVVVTASPLVDGVSNVEIASRFGADVLILNMYDVLNPAVAGVPSEYASIRGIAEFTGRFIGNNLEPVDEGLIPEGRRLTKVSVIRSMELGSRLVVVTGNPGLGVTWGRIAAGVREAVDVAGGRALVFGGKMHSGGLRVEKMYELPLIEEVLAAGADGVLVPAPFTVPGATPEAVESVVSLASRYDALVMCTIGTSQEGSQREVVRSIALHSKACGCDIHHIGDSGYSMGVAVPENILELSLAVRGVRHTYKRISMSSLR